A window of the Flexistipes sp. genome harbors these coding sequences:
- a CDS encoding Fur family transcriptional regulator has product MHKEEALDMLKKSGYKVTKPREWIVEALEGNTSHPSAMEIFDQLRKNDKSFSFATVYNTLDTLVKAGVVKQVTVDPQCSRYDPDMSSHGHFYCRKCGSVKDVFDVSLDMGSTSLQDEIEGYELNLFGVCRECSTEAN; this is encoded by the coding sequence ATGCATAAAGAAGAAGCTCTTGATATGCTTAAGAAGTCTGGGTACAAAGTTACAAAACCGCGGGAGTGGATAGTGGAAGCTCTTGAGGGGAACACTTCTCACCCTTCAGCGATGGAAATTTTTGACCAGCTGAGGAAAAACGATAAAAGTTTTTCTTTTGCCACCGTTTATAATACGCTGGATACTCTTGTAAAGGCCGGTGTTGTCAAGCAGGTGACTGTTGATCCGCAATGCAGCAGATACGATCCGGATATGTCATCTCACGGTCATTTCTATTGCAGAAAATGCGGCAGTGTTAAAGATGTTTTTGATGTGAGCCTTGATATGGGATCCACCTCTCTGCAGGATGAAATCGAAGGTTACGAACTTAATTTGTTCGGTGTCTGCCGGGAATGCAGTACTGAAGCCAATTAA